The Saccharopolyspora gloriosae genome has a segment encoding these proteins:
- a CDS encoding ABC transporter substrate-binding protein — protein MNTPTGFDFRPPQYAKVVARGRRMRVLRNVGALLGVVLLLTGAWIGAGRWLNGCSSGMWRGVDDECVGVSDGSASLHPGLGDIEEKIERENDRIAGIGGKVVTVAVLTPVPEPGGERASVSLEQVRSKIIGAYLAQRKTNLVEGAYPLIRLVIADEGSNEKSWQPVVEKLIGLTEDEQPLVAVTGLGVSIGETIDAAHLLARHDIPMVGAVLTADGLNMTGAVRSERGPIRGLYRVSPSNHTEVLALHEHLATQQRKYMLVRDQNFNDFYTTGLRDDFAEVFSAELESSGVQRSFDGTPGINGTTNQFNEIGNELCSPGTPDTVLYAGRASLLDAFVEKLRDRYCQKQITVVTGSDAAKLANTELPQNVDVIYAALADPKALGDKRFNVYAEDYRANFDAYRQREGIDSRDLGNGWAIMEFDAMTAVVLAAQNALRGETEIGPAEVRTSLVGLTSERSAVTGAGDKFYFNADTGDPVGRTIHVIHRFGNESEPVDKYTS, from the coding sequence GTGAACACACCGACAGGGTTCGATTTCCGGCCACCGCAATACGCCAAGGTGGTCGCTCGTGGCAGGCGGATGCGGGTGTTGCGCAACGTCGGTGCGCTCCTCGGCGTCGTGCTGCTGCTCACCGGCGCGTGGATCGGGGCGGGCCGGTGGTTGAACGGCTGCTCTTCGGGCATGTGGCGCGGGGTCGACGACGAGTGCGTGGGCGTCAGCGACGGTTCGGCGAGCCTGCACCCCGGGCTCGGCGACATCGAGGAGAAGATCGAGCGGGAGAACGATCGCATCGCGGGAATCGGCGGGAAGGTCGTCACGGTCGCGGTGCTCACGCCGGTTCCCGAACCGGGCGGTGAACGTGCCAGCGTGTCCCTGGAACAGGTGCGCTCGAAGATCATCGGCGCGTACTTGGCGCAGCGGAAGACGAATCTCGTCGAGGGTGCCTATCCGCTGATCCGGCTGGTGATCGCTGACGAGGGCAGCAATGAGAAGTCGTGGCAGCCGGTCGTGGAGAAGCTGATCGGTCTCACCGAAGACGAGCAACCCCTGGTCGCCGTGACGGGCCTCGGCGTCAGCATCGGCGAGACGATCGACGCCGCGCACCTGCTGGCGCGACACGACATCCCGATGGTCGGCGCGGTGCTCACCGCGGACGGGCTCAACATGACCGGCGCCGTGCGCAGCGAGAGGGGGCCGATCCGAGGGCTGTACCGGGTGAGCCCCAGCAACCACACCGAGGTGCTGGCGCTGCACGAACATTTGGCCACGCAGCAGCGCAAGTACATGCTGGTGCGCGATCAGAACTTCAACGATTTCTACACCACCGGCCTGCGCGACGATTTCGCCGAGGTGTTCTCGGCCGAGCTCGAATCGTCCGGGGTGCAGAGATCCTTCGACGGAACACCCGGCATCAACGGAACGACCAACCAGTTCAACGAGATCGGCAACGAGCTGTGCAGCCCGGGAACTCCCGACACGGTGCTCTACGCCGGGCGTGCCTCGTTGCTGGACGCGTTCGTCGAGAAGCTCCGCGATCGGTACTGCCAGAAGCAGATCACCGTGGTGACGGGCTCCGACGCGGCCAAGCTGGCGAATACGGAGCTGCCGCAGAACGTGGACGTGATCTACGCGGCGCTGGCCGACCCGAAAGCATTGGGGGACAAGCGGTTCAACGTGTACGCCGAGGACTACAGAGCGAACTTCGACGCGTACCGGCAGCGGGAGGGCATCGACTCCCGCGACCTCGGCAACGGCTGGGCGATCATGGAGTTCGACGCGATGACCGCCGTGGTGCTCGCCGCGCAGAACGCGCTGCGAGGTGAGACCGAGATCGGACCCGCCGAGGTCAGGACGTCGCTGGTGGGCCTGACGAGTGAGCGCAGCGCCGTCACCGGTGCCGGGGACAAGTTCTACTTCAACGCCGACACGGGAGACCCGGTCGGCCGGACGATCCACGTGATCCACCGATTCGGCAACGAGTCCGAGCCCGTCGACAAGTACACGTCATGA
- a CDS encoding acyl-CoA dehydrogenase family protein, with product MAKKVNTEPDFFGYAELLSDSERAELAEIRDYLQREIAPLANPAWDKAEFPFEVIEKFAKLRLAGYQYPEYGDGKQRSELFAGFLSIELNRIDPSLAVFSGVHTGLAMGSILGGGDQEQRDRWLPDMVDMKKIGAFALTEPEGGSDVAGGMRTTARREGDEWVLNGAKRWIGNGTFADLIVVWARDVADDQVKGFVVGKDTPGVTATKIEGKIALRSVQNADIVFDEARVPESDRLQNINSFRDTAKVLARTRGGVAWQALGLAMRAYELAREYAVSREQFGKPIGGFQMIQDLLVKMLGNITAMFGMVVRLNQLTAEGKAGADQAALAKAFTTTRMREVVAWARELFGGNGIVLDYEVAKFFADAEAVYSFEGSREMNTLIVGKSITGLSAFA from the coding sequence ATGGCCAAGAAGGTCAACACCGAACCGGACTTCTTCGGCTACGCCGAACTCCTCAGCGACTCGGAGCGCGCGGAACTCGCCGAGATCCGCGACTACCTCCAGCGCGAGATCGCCCCGCTGGCGAATCCGGCGTGGGACAAGGCGGAATTCCCGTTCGAGGTGATCGAGAAGTTCGCGAAGCTGCGGCTGGCCGGCTACCAGTACCCCGAGTACGGCGACGGCAAGCAGCGCAGCGAACTGTTCGCCGGGTTCCTGAGCATCGAGCTCAACCGCATCGACCCGTCGCTGGCCGTGTTCTCGGGTGTCCACACCGGACTCGCGATGGGCAGCATCCTCGGCGGCGGCGACCAGGAGCAGCGGGACCGCTGGCTTCCGGACATGGTCGACATGAAGAAGATCGGCGCGTTCGCGCTCACCGAACCCGAGGGCGGTTCCGACGTGGCGGGCGGCATGCGCACCACCGCGCGCCGCGAGGGCGACGAGTGGGTGCTCAACGGCGCCAAGCGCTGGATCGGCAACGGCACCTTCGCCGATCTGATCGTCGTGTGGGCCAGGGACGTGGCCGACGACCAGGTGAAGGGCTTCGTCGTCGGCAAGGACACCCCCGGCGTCACCGCCACCAAGATCGAAGGCAAGATCGCGCTGCGCAGCGTGCAGAACGCCGACATCGTCTTCGACGAGGCCCGGGTCCCGGAATCCGACCGGCTGCAGAACATCAACAGCTTCCGCGACACCGCGAAGGTCCTCGCCCGCACCCGAGGCGGCGTGGCCTGGCAGGCGCTGGGGCTGGCGATGCGGGCCTACGAGCTCGCCCGGGAGTACGCGGTGAGCCGCGAGCAGTTCGGCAAGCCCATCGGCGGGTTCCAGATGATCCAGGACCTGCTGGTGAAGATGCTCGGCAACATCACCGCCATGTTCGGCATGGTGGTGCGGCTCAACCAACTCACCGCCGAGGGCAAGGCCGGGGCCGACCAGGCCGCGCTCGCCAAGGCGTTCACCACGACCCGGATGCGCGAGGTCGTCGCGTGGGCGCGGGAGTTGTTCGGCGGCAACGGGATCGTGCTCGACTACGAGGTGGCGAAGTTCTTCGCCGACGCCGAGGCCGTGTACTCCTTCGAGGGCAGCCGTGAGATGAACACCCTCATCGTCGGCAAGTCCATCACGGGGCTGAGTGCCTTCGCGTAG
- a CDS encoding 3-hydroxyacyl-CoA dehydrogenase NAD-binding domain-containing protein: protein MTRQDPQWTTVAVVGAGTIGLSWAALFAARGLRVRLTDPRDDLAQVLTEAIPALSTGIPGTSPADLLSRIEVVPSLPEAVRAADLVQENGPERLGFKQELFTEIAEHAPREAVLVSSSSGIVASDIAEDLPDDVAARLLIAHPFNPPHVVPLVEIVPGSRTAESVVTSAFDFYRGIGKTPVRVRKEVSGFVANRLQSAIMREAISLVLDGVVTVPELDTVMKASLGGRYATIGPFESFHLGGGPGGIRHMMDHLGVGMAERWKDLGNPELTPAAIDELTTQTEEVYGTGPDAYLDRTSSRDRKHNALNAALDSEASDGQGRHHRN from the coding sequence ATGACACGGCAAGATCCACAGTGGACTACGGTGGCGGTGGTCGGCGCGGGCACCATCGGCCTGTCCTGGGCGGCGCTGTTCGCGGCGCGCGGCCTGCGGGTGCGGCTGACCGATCCGCGCGATGACCTCGCGCAGGTGCTCACGGAGGCGATTCCCGCGCTGTCGACGGGGATTCCCGGTACCTCGCCCGCCGATCTGCTGAGCCGGATCGAAGTCGTCCCCTCGCTGCCCGAGGCGGTGCGCGCAGCGGACCTCGTGCAGGAGAACGGCCCGGAACGGCTGGGCTTCAAGCAGGAATTGTTCACCGAGATCGCCGAGCACGCGCCGCGCGAGGCGGTGCTGGTCTCCTCGAGCTCCGGCATCGTGGCCTCCGACATCGCCGAGGACCTGCCCGACGACGTGGCCGCCCGGCTGCTGATCGCGCACCCGTTCAACCCGCCGCACGTGGTGCCGCTGGTCGAGATCGTCCCCGGCTCCCGCACCGCGGAATCGGTCGTGACCAGCGCGTTCGACTTCTACCGGGGGATCGGCAAAACCCCCGTTCGGGTGCGCAAGGAAGTGAGCGGATTCGTGGCGAACCGCCTCCAGAGCGCGATCATGCGGGAGGCCATCAGCCTCGTGCTGGACGGCGTGGTCACCGTTCCCGAGCTGGACACCGTGATGAAGGCGTCCCTCGGCGGCCGTTACGCCACGATCGGCCCGTTCGAGAGCTTCCACCTCGGCGGCGGCCCCGGCGGCATCCGGCACATGATGGACCACCTCGGTGTCGGCATGGCCGAACGCTGGAAGGACCTCGGGAATCCCGAACTGACGCCCGCCGCGATCGACGAGCTCACGACGCAGACCGAAGAGGTCTACGGCACCGGCCCGGATGCCTACCTCGACCGCACGAGCTCCCGCGACCGCAAGCACAACGCGCTCAACGCCGCCTTGGACTCCGAGGCGAGCGACGGCCAAGGCCGCCACCACCGGAACTGA
- a CDS encoding CaiB/BaiF CoA-transferase family protein, with translation MTAPTGPSAATSDSGRTGPLAGVRVIDMATVVMGPYAAQILGDLGADVIKIESPKDTVRNGTLFRTPGMTPLNLNVNRNKRSVALNLKDETDHEKALKLIGGADILITNMRIGALRRLGMDHDSLAESFPHLIYAHAQGFRPDSDRANLAAYDETVQAASGLLDLADRAGDIGAPVVLPSIFADKVAALTIAYSALAALHHQRATGQGQLVEVPMADTMLAFNLVEHLQGAAFEPPMGETGFAPSLTKGHRARPTKDGLAMIIPYSPQNCRDIFHAAGRSELADDPRVNGKILDARADGEAIAEMIESVTPNLTTAEWIDVCTERSIPVGPVLKLDEAADDDYVREGHLLDLTEHPTEGAYRVVGVPMNFSATPGSIRGHAPLPGQHTDEVLREFGAA, from the coding sequence ATGACAGCCCCCACAGGCCCTTCCGCAGCCACCTCGGACTCGGGCCGGACAGGCCCCTTGGCGGGCGTCCGCGTCATCGACATGGCCACCGTCGTGATGGGACCGTACGCGGCTCAGATCCTCGGTGACCTCGGCGCCGACGTGATCAAGATCGAATCGCCGAAGGACACGGTCCGCAACGGCACGCTGTTCCGCACCCCCGGCATGACGCCGCTGAACCTGAACGTGAACCGCAACAAGCGCAGCGTGGCACTGAACCTCAAGGACGAGACGGACCACGAGAAGGCGCTCAAGCTCATCGGCGGCGCCGACATCCTGATCACGAACATGCGCATCGGCGCACTGCGCCGGCTCGGCATGGACCACGACAGCCTCGCCGAGTCCTTCCCGCACCTGATCTACGCGCACGCGCAGGGCTTCCGGCCGGATTCCGACCGCGCGAATCTCGCCGCCTACGACGAGACGGTGCAGGCCGCCTCCGGACTGCTCGACCTGGCCGACCGGGCCGGGGACATCGGCGCACCGGTGGTGCTGCCCAGCATCTTCGCCGACAAGGTCGCGGCGCTGACCATCGCCTACAGCGCGCTCGCCGCGCTGCACCACCAGCGCGCCACCGGACAGGGACAGCTCGTGGAGGTGCCGATGGCCGACACGATGCTCGCGTTCAACCTGGTCGAGCACCTGCAGGGCGCCGCGTTCGAGCCGCCGATGGGCGAGACGGGCTTCGCGCCGTCGTTGACCAAGGGACACCGGGCACGCCCCACCAAGGACGGGCTCGCCATGATCATTCCGTACAGCCCGCAGAACTGTCGCGACATCTTCCACGCCGCCGGACGCTCCGAGCTGGCCGACGATCCGCGGGTCAACGGCAAGATCCTGGACGCCCGAGCCGACGGCGAGGCGATCGCCGAGATGATCGAATCGGTCACGCCGAACCTGACCACGGCCGAGTGGATCGACGTGTGCACCGAACGCAGCATCCCCGTCGGCCCGGTGCTGAAGCTGGACGAGGCCGCCGACGACGATTACGTCCGCGAAGGCCACCTGCTGGACCTCACCGAGCACCCCACCGAAGGGGCCTACCGGGTGGTCGGGGTGCCGATGAACTTCTCCGCCACCCCCGGCTCGATCCGCGGGCACGCGCCGCTGCCCGGCCAGCACACCGACGAGGTGCTGCGCGAATTCGGCGCGGCGTGA
- a CDS encoding LysR family transcriptional regulator encodes MEVFHLRYFAAVAENLSFSKAARQLHMAVSPLSRRVRDLERELDVRLFERDSHSVNLTAAGTALLPLANDVLSRFDDLPGRLRQQVGAERRAVHVGVPPGLHPRLRERLREFDRVADCEVRRWPGGSQDLLDQVRRRGLELALVHLPAHAEGVESREVLREPLGAVLPASEFAGRESVSLTELTGHVYARPGSGLSPTYFDQLEVRLAAAGVHRRTTLSTRDYSGLGEFVANGGAFGISMLDPQNQMGRPSEHDQVLVLPFADFDPVLATGLIWRADRAEPGADLADLISEGLRILS; translated from the coding sequence ATGGAGGTGTTCCACCTGCGGTACTTCGCTGCGGTCGCTGAGAACTTGAGCTTCTCGAAGGCGGCGCGGCAGTTGCACATGGCGGTGTCGCCGTTGAGCAGGCGGGTGCGTGACCTGGAGCGCGAACTGGACGTGCGGTTGTTCGAGCGCGACTCGCACAGCGTGAACCTCACTGCGGCGGGCACTGCGCTGCTGCCGCTGGCCAACGACGTGCTGAGCCGGTTCGACGACCTCCCGGGCCGGTTGCGCCAGCAGGTGGGCGCGGAACGGCGCGCGGTACACGTGGGCGTGCCGCCGGGGCTGCATCCGCGGCTGCGGGAACGGCTCCGGGAGTTCGACCGCGTCGCGGACTGCGAGGTGCGGCGCTGGCCGGGCGGCAGCCAAGACCTGCTCGATCAGGTGCGCCGACGCGGACTGGAACTGGCGCTGGTGCACCTGCCCGCGCACGCGGAAGGCGTGGAGTCCCGGGAGGTGCTGCGGGAACCGCTCGGCGCGGTGCTGCCCGCCTCGGAGTTCGCCGGCCGGGAGTCGGTGTCGCTGACGGAGCTGACCGGACACGTCTACGCCCGGCCGGGCTCGGGCCTGTCGCCCACCTATTTCGATCAGCTCGAGGTTCGGCTCGCCGCCGCCGGCGTGCACCGGCGCACAACGCTGAGCACCCGGGACTACTCGGGCTTGGGCGAGTTCGTGGCCAACGGCGGCGCGTTCGGCATCTCGATGCTGGATCCGCAGAACCAGATGGGCCGCCCCTCGGAGCACGATCAGGTCCTGGTGCTGCCGTTCGCCGATTTCGACCCGGTGCTGGCGACCGGCCTGATCTGGCGTGCCGATCGCGCGGAACCGGGCGCGGACCTCGCCGATTTGATCTCCGAGGGCCTCCGAATACTTTCCTGA
- a CDS encoding ABC transporter permease produces MVETARLTVAEPAAETAAALPVSAQDPTQADGSVQGYQARRTLPVSVELARQLGRRRTRLALAVLMLLPLLLLAAFEIGDDGSTPRAGDLSGLATSSGLNFAAFAVSSSAGFLLVLVVALFFGDTVASEASWSSLRYLLAAPVPRGRLLRQKAIVAALLSLLGTVLLPVVALAAGLFWYGPGELVTPSGSVLSFPVGAVNLALAVAYLAVQLSWVAGLALWLSVSTDTPLGAVGGAVLVSILSQILDQISALGGLRAFLPTHYAAAWSDLLAEDVDWTNMANGLCSAVLYATVFVGLAHWHFQSRDIIS; encoded by the coding sequence ATCGTCGAGACCGCCCGGCTCACCGTCGCCGAACCGGCCGCGGAAACGGCGGCGGCACTGCCGGTGAGCGCGCAGGACCCGACGCAGGCCGACGGCAGCGTGCAGGGCTACCAAGCGCGGCGGACGCTGCCGGTGAGCGTGGAACTGGCCCGCCAACTGGGACGCAGGCGCACCCGGCTGGCGCTGGCGGTCCTGATGCTGCTGCCGCTGCTGCTGCTCGCCGCGTTCGAGATCGGCGACGACGGAAGCACGCCGCGAGCCGGGGACCTCTCCGGACTGGCGACCTCCAGCGGACTGAACTTCGCCGCGTTCGCCGTGTCCTCCTCGGCGGGATTCCTGCTGGTCCTGGTGGTCGCGTTGTTCTTCGGGGACACGGTGGCCAGCGAGGCCTCCTGGTCCAGCCTGCGCTACCTGCTCGCGGCCCCGGTGCCGCGCGGCCGGTTGCTGCGGCAGAAGGCGATCGTGGCCGCACTGCTGTCACTGCTCGGGACCGTGCTGCTGCCCGTCGTGGCGCTCGCGGCAGGGCTGTTCTGGTACGGGCCGGGTGAGCTCGTGACGCCGAGCGGCAGCGTGCTGTCGTTCCCGGTGGGCGCGGTGAACCTGGCGCTGGCGGTGGCGTACCTGGCGGTGCAGCTGAGCTGGGTCGCCGGGCTCGCGCTGTGGCTCAGCGTCAGCACGGACACACCGCTGGGCGCCGTGGGCGGCGCGGTGCTGGTGTCGATCCTCTCGCAGATCCTGGACCAGATCTCCGCGCTGGGCGGCCTGCGGGCGTTCCTACCGACGCACTACGCCGCCGCATGGTCCGACCTGCTCGCTGAGGACGTCGACTGGACCAACATGGCCAACGGCCTCTGCTCCGCTGTCCTTTACGCCACTGTGTTCGTGGGATTGGCACACTGGCACTTCCAAAGCCGTGACATCATTAGTTGA
- a CDS encoding alpha/beta fold hydrolase, with the protein MNPLPPLSPTVGPVPQLLRHGRRLLLLIVIAVLLVGGVAALWSGEREQPAPPQPREALIDVQDGPDGLERIQIDATLYAPAATPAPAIVIAHGMGGDKTDADAQARDLSRRGFAVLTYSARGFGDSTGRIALNSPDYEIADAHQIVDWLARQPEVQRDGEGDPRVGVTGTSYGGALSLLLAGSDQRIDAIAPVMTYNDLGQALLPNTAGSAPPPADTPAHGSFGPQGVFRRAWAGLLFATGGSAAGGAGAPAPSADRSASPPPATCGNFTAEVCAAYSELARTGRASASTRDLLASVSPRSKTANIRVPTLLVQGTQDTLVGLDQADANARQIAAAGGDVSMLWFAGGHDGAGPSARVDSRVADWFTFHLRGLGDPGNRFEYDIAGTARYDGEIPVRTMASPDYPGVRADRTPRFSLDLTGPAATVVNPPGGSPAAVSSLPGSGDERDRPEPRDLPGQVAVFRTEPVTARLLVSGVPQTRLSVAAVPGQPTTGNAVLFTKLYDVDREGRRTLVGDSAAPMHVTGLRPDGTPVEVNASLPGVVHSVETGHHLELAVSTTDQAYAVPVESAVHRVDMAGDRALSVPSVKGTGITGGTFPVAPVAGIAGVLALLGLTWLLARLRRRYAQPSEADTSGPPLEITDLTKTFPHKVTAVDGVSLRVDRGQIVGLLGPNGAGKTTTLRLLLGLLHPSAGRIQVFGHQVEPGAPVLSRIGSLVESPGFPPHLTGLDSLKHYWAATGRPMLQARFDEVVHIAGLGEHAHRRTATFSQGTQQRLAIAQAMLGLPDLLVLDEPTNRLDPPQIHQMREILRRYAATGRSVLLSSHLLSEVEQTCTHVIVMHRGKVITTGSVEEVVSLDGQATFRVDDPEQAATALRSLEGLGEVQVDGELVHADLAGHSRAIAVNALVASGVAVSQVGPRRRLEDAFLNLVGEEQR; encoded by the coding sequence ATGAATCCGTTGCCGCCTCTTTCCCCTACTGTCGGCCCCGTGCCTCAGCTCCTCCGCCACGGCAGGCGTCTCCTGCTGCTCATCGTGATCGCCGTGCTCCTGGTCGGCGGCGTGGCGGCGCTGTGGTCCGGCGAGCGCGAACAGCCCGCCCCGCCGCAACCGCGCGAAGCGTTGATCGACGTCCAGGACGGCCCGGACGGGCTGGAACGCATCCAGATCGACGCCACCCTCTACGCGCCCGCCGCCACACCGGCGCCCGCGATCGTGATCGCGCACGGCATGGGCGGCGACAAGACCGACGCGGACGCGCAGGCGCGGGACCTGAGCCGGCGCGGCTTCGCGGTGCTGACGTACTCGGCCCGCGGCTTCGGCGACAGCACCGGCCGGATCGCGTTGAACTCACCGGACTACGAGATCGCCGACGCCCACCAGATCGTGGACTGGCTGGCGCGGCAACCCGAGGTGCAGCGCGACGGCGAGGGCGATCCGCGAGTGGGCGTGACCGGGACTTCCTACGGCGGCGCGCTGAGCCTGCTGCTGGCGGGCAGCGATCAGCGGATCGACGCGATCGCACCGGTGATGACCTACAACGATCTCGGCCAGGCGCTGCTGCCGAACACGGCGGGCTCCGCACCGCCGCCCGCCGACACCCCGGCGCACGGCTCCTTCGGTCCGCAAGGAGTGTTCCGGCGCGCATGGGCCGGGCTGCTGTTCGCCACCGGCGGGTCCGCCGCAGGCGGGGCCGGAGCTCCGGCCCCCTCCGCCGACCGCTCCGCTTCGCCGCCACCGGCGACCTGCGGGAACTTCACCGCCGAGGTGTGCGCGGCCTACAGCGAGCTCGCCCGCACCGGGCGCGCGTCGGCGAGCACCCGCGACCTGCTGGCGTCGGTCTCACCACGTTCGAAGACCGCGAACATCCGGGTTCCGACGCTGCTGGTCCAGGGCACGCAGGACACGTTGGTCGGGCTGGACCAGGCCGATGCCAACGCCCGGCAGATCGCCGCGGCGGGCGGCGACGTCAGCATGCTGTGGTTCGCGGGCGGCCACGACGGCGCCGGGCCGAGCGCTCGGGTCGACTCGCGCGTCGCCGACTGGTTCACCTTCCACCTGCGCGGCCTGGGCGATCCGGGCAACCGCTTCGAGTACGACATCGCCGGAACGGCGCGATACGACGGCGAAATCCCGGTGCGCACCATGGCCTCCCCCGACTATCCGGGGGTGCGCGCCGACCGCACGCCGCGGTTCTCGCTGGATCTCACCGGCCCGGCAGCAACCGTGGTGAATCCGCCGGGCGGCTCCCCCGCCGCCGTGAGCTCACTGCCCGGTTCCGGGGATGAGCGGGATAGGCCCGAGCCGCGGGACCTGCCGGGGCAGGTGGCGGTGTTCCGCACCGAACCCGTCACCGCACGGCTGCTGGTCTCCGGTGTTCCGCAGACCCGGTTGTCGGTGGCCGCGGTGCCCGGCCAGCCCACCACCGGAAACGCGGTGCTGTTCACCAAGCTCTACGACGTCGACCGCGAAGGCAGGCGGACGCTGGTGGGAGACTCGGCCGCTCCGATGCACGTCACCGGGCTGCGCCCGGACGGCACACCGGTCGAGGTGAACGCCTCGCTGCCCGGCGTGGTGCATTCGGTGGAGACCGGCCACCACTTGGAACTCGCGGTGAGCACCACCGACCAGGCCTACGCGGTGCCGGTCGAATCCGCGGTGCACCGGGTGGACATGGCAGGCGACCGGGCGTTGTCGGTGCCGTCGGTGAAAGGCACCGGCATCACCGGCGGCACGTTCCCGGTGGCACCGGTGGCCGGCATCGCCGGGGTCCTCGCGCTGCTCGGGCTCACCTGGCTGCTGGCACGACTGCGCCGCCGGTACGCCCAGCCCTCGGAGGCGGACACGAGCGGGCCGCCGCTGGAGATCACGGACCTGACCAAGACGTTCCCGCACAAGGTGACCGCGGTCGACGGGGTGTCGCTGCGGGTGGATCGCGGGCAGATCGTCGGGCTGCTCGGGCCGAACGGCGCGGGCAAGACGACCACGCTGCGCCTGCTGCTGGGACTGCTGCATCCGAGCGCCGGGCGGATCCAGGTCTTCGGGCACCAGGTCGAACCGGGCGCCCCGGTGTTGTCACGGATCGGTTCGCTGGTCGAATCGCCCGGCTTCCCACCGCACCTGACCGGGCTCGACAGCCTCAAGCACTACTGGGCGGCCACCGGCAGACCGATGTTGCAGGCGCGGTTCGACGAAGTCGTGCACATCGCCGGTCTCGGTGAGCACGCGCATCGTCGCACCGCCACGTTCAGCCAAGGCACCCAGCAGCGGCTCGCGATCGCGCAGGCCATGCTGGGCCTGCCCGACCTGCTCGTGCTGGACGAGCCGACGAACCGGCTGGACCCGCCGCAAATCCACCAGATGCGCGAGATCCTGCGCCGCTACGCGGCCACGGGGCGCAGCGTGCTGCTGTCCAGCCACCTGCTCTCCGAAGTGGAGCAGACCTGCACGCACGTGATCGTGATGCATCGCGGCAAAGTGATCACGACGGGAAGCGTGGAAGAGGTCGTGTCCCTGGACGGGCAAGCGACGTTCCGCGTCGACGACCCGGAACAGGCCGCCACGGCGCTGCGGTCGCTGGAAGGGCTCGGCGAGGTGCAGGTCGACGGGGAGCTGGTGCACGCCGACCTGGCCGGGCACAGCCGAGCGATCGCGGTGAACGCGCTGGTCGCCTCCGGTGTGGCGGTCAGCCAAGTCGGGCCACGCCGCAGGCTCGAGGACGCATTCCTGAATCTCGTGGGAGAGGAGCAGCGCTGA
- a CDS encoding TerC family protein yields the protein MHVPWWGWAATLGGLALLLLIDLVIVDRKPHEVSTGEAARWVTFYIACAIAFGIGVWIFGDQHFAIEYFTGYITEYSLSVDNLFIFMVIMSSFAVPAIHQHRVLLIGILLALVMRGAFIAVGAALIERFVWVFFVFGAFLIWTAIGMIRNKGEDEEYKENVVVRWVRKVFPVTEEYHETKSIVKIDGKRWLTPMFVVIVAIGSADLLFAVDSIPAIFGITQDPFLVFAANAFALMGLRQLYFLLGGLVDKLVYLNVGLSIILGFIGIKLVIHALHEYHAVPEWLEINNWMSLGVIIGVLVITTVASLAKSRKDEAAAAQPEPEKKS from the coding sequence TTGCACGTGCCCTGGTGGGGGTGGGCGGCGACGCTGGGTGGTCTGGCCCTGCTGTTGCTGATCGACCTTGTGATCGTGGATCGCAAGCCGCACGAGGTGAGCACCGGCGAGGCGGCTCGGTGGGTGACCTTCTACATCGCCTGCGCCATCGCGTTCGGCATCGGCGTGTGGATCTTCGGCGACCAGCACTTCGCGATCGAGTACTTCACCGGTTACATCACCGAGTACTCGCTGAGCGTGGACAACCTGTTCATCTTCATGGTGATCATGTCCAGCTTCGCGGTCCCGGCCATTCACCAGCACCGCGTGCTGCTGATCGGCATCCTGCTGGCGCTGGTGATGCGCGGTGCGTTCATCGCGGTGGGCGCGGCGCTGATCGAGCGCTTCGTGTGGGTCTTCTTCGTGTTCGGCGCGTTCCTGATCTGGACCGCGATCGGCATGATCCGGAACAAGGGCGAGGACGAGGAGTACAAGGAGAACGTCGTCGTCCGCTGGGTCCGCAAGGTGTTCCCGGTGACCGAGGAGTACCACGAGACCAAGTCGATCGTGAAGATCGACGGCAAGCGCTGGCTCACCCCGATGTTCGTGGTGATCGTCGCCATCGGCAGTGCGGACCTACTGTTCGCCGTCGACTCCATTCCGGCGATCTTCGGCATCACCCAGGACCCGTTCCTGGTGTTCGCGGCGAACGCGTTCGCCCTGATGGGGCTGCGGCAGCTGTACTTCCTGCTCGGCGGACTCGTCGACAAGCTCGTCTACCTGAACGTGGGGCTGTCGATCATCCTCGGGTTCATCGGCATCAAGTTGGTGATCCACGCGCTGCACGAGTACCACGCGGTGCCGGAGTGGCTGGAGATCAACAACTGGATGTCCCTCGGCGTGATCATCGGCGTGCTGGTGATCACCACGGTCGCGAGCTTGGCGAAGTCCCGCAAGGACGAGGCGGCCGCGGCGCAGCCGGAGCCCGAGAAGAAGTCCTGA